In Brachypodium distachyon strain Bd21 chromosome 2, Brachypodium_distachyon_v3.0, whole genome shotgun sequence, one genomic interval encodes:
- the LOC100834602 gene encoding L-ascorbate oxidase homolog, translating to MTAAGATTMRACSAALLLLAALSTAVRAEDPYLFFEWKVTYGTRSPMGVPQKVILINDMFPGPTINCTSNNNIVVNVFNQIDKPFLFTWHGIQQRKNSWQDGMPGTQCPIMPGTNFTYKMQSKDQIGTFFYFPSIGMQRAAGGYGLMSVHSRPLIPVPFDPPADDFSVLVGDWYTKDFAVLEKHIDTGKSIGRPAGLLINGKNEKDASNPPMYNVEAGKTYRFRVCNVGIKSSLNVRVQGHMIKLVEMEGSHTVQNEYDSLDVHVGQCLSFLVTANQKPGDYLLVASTRFIKEVSTITAIIRYKGSSVPASPKLPEAPNGWAWSINQWRSFRWNLTASAARPNPQGSYHYGQINITRTIKLSTSRAKVDGKERYALNGVSHVDPDTPPKLAEYFNATTGVFEYNLIGDTPPKEGTPIKVAPNILTAEFRTFIEVVFENPEKSIDSFHLNGYAFFAAGMGPGLWTPDCRKTYNLLDTVSRHTIQVYPRSWTAIMLTFDNAGMWNLRTNIWERYYMGEQLYMSVTSPARSLRDEYNMPDNGLRCGKVVGMPLPPPYIIA from the exons ATGACAGCAGCAGGGGCGACGACGATGCGCGCCTGCAGtgcggcgctgctgctgctggcggcgCTGTCGACCGCCGTGCGCGCCGAGGACCCGTacctcttcttcgagtggaaggTGACGTACGGGACGAGGTCCCCCATGGGCGTGCCCCAGAAGGTGATCCTCATCAACGACATGTTCCCTGGACCCACCATCAACTGCACCTCCAACAACAACATCGTCGTCAACGTCTTCAACCAGATCGACAAGCCCTTCCTCTTCACCTG GCACGGGATCCAGCAGCGGAAGAACTCGTGGCAGGACGGCATGCCGGGCACCCAGTGCCCCATCATGCCGGGCACCAACTTCACGTACAAGATGCAGTCCAAGGACCAGATCGGCACCTTCTTCTACTTCCCCAGCATCGGCATGCAGCGCGCGGCGGGAGGGTACGGGCTCATGTCCGTGCACAGCCGCCCGCTCATCCCGGTCCCCTTCGACCCTCCCGCCGACGACTTCTCCGTGCTCGTGGGCGACTGGTACACCAAGGACTTCGCCGTCCTCGAGAAGCACATCGACACCGGCAAGAGCATCGGCCGCCCCGCGGGGCTCCTCATCAACGGCAAGAACGAGAAGGACGCCTCCAACCCGCCCATGTACAACGTGGAGGCCGGCAAGACGTACCGCTTCCGCGTCTGCAACGTCGGCATCAAGTCCTCGCTCAACGTGCGCGTGCAGGGGCACATGATCAAGCTGGTGGAGATGGAAGGCTCACACACCGTGCAGAACGAGTACGACTCGCTGGACGTCCACGTCGGCCAGTGCCTGTCCTTCCTCGTCACGGCCAACCAGAAGCCAGGGGACTACCTCCTGGTGGCATCCACACGCTTCATCAAGGAGGTGAGCACCATCACGGCCATCATCCGCTACAAGGGCTCCAGCGTCCCGGCGTCGCCCAAGCTGCCCGAGGCGCCCAACGGATGGGCCTGGTCCATCAACCAGTGGAGGTCCTTCCGCTGGAACCTCACGGCCAGCGCGGCCCGGCCCAACCCGCAGGGGTCCTACCACTACGGGCAGATCAACATCACGCGCACCATCAAGCTCTCCACCAGCCGCGCCAAGGTGGACGGCAAGGAGCGGTACGCGCTCAACGGGGTGTCCCACGTCGACCCCGACACGCCCCCAAAGCTCGCCGAGTACTTCAACGCCACCACGGGGGTGTTCGAGTACAACCTCATCGGAGACACGCCGCCCAAGGAGGGAACCCCCATCAAGGTCGCCCCCAACATCCTCACCGCCGAGTTCCGTACCTTCATCGAGGTCGTCTTCGAGAACCCTGAGAAGAGCATCGATTCGTTCCATCTCAACGGCTacgccttcttcgccgccgg cATGGGGCCGGGGCTATGGACGCCAGACTGCAGGAAGACATACAACCTGCTGGACACGGTGAGCCGGCACACGATCCAGGTGTACCCGAGGTCGTGGACGGCCATCATGCTGACGTTCGACAACGCCGGCATGTGGAACTTGAGGACCAACATCTGGGAGAGGTACTACATGGGCGAGCAGCTGTACATGAGCGTCACCTCGCCCGCGAGGTCGCTCAGGGACGAGTACAACATGCCAGACAACGGCCTCCGCTGCGGCAAGGTCGTCGGCAtgccgctcccgccgccctACATCATCGCCTAA